In the Archocentrus centrarchus isolate MPI-CPG fArcCen1 chromosome 19, fArcCen1, whole genome shotgun sequence genome, ctgcaggatgtaaaggggaaaaaaatgaacactGGTTCAGAATCAGATCCTGTCAAAATACCAACATGAAATCTTGCTTCCTTCACAGGCTGATGGGAAGCAAGATAGTTCTGAAAGTTTCAGCATCTACCTCCAGCAGGGAAACAGAAATGAGGGGAACATCCTGATGTGATCAGGTATCTAGTATCCATGTGGAAAGGAGGCTGCGGGCCTTCGAGAAAACTTACAGAATGGATTTCAACAGAAATTTGGATCTGAtgtctgcagttttattttaatgcttcaAAAAGCCTTAGCCTTTAAATCTCTGACAAGCAGTGTTAGCAATTCTATACCACAACCATGGCACTTaggataaattaaaatttggcttcTTTCAGAACTTTTTTAAGTGGGACATTTGTGAACCTGTTTGTCTTTAGATAATATTTAACATACAGATGAAAGAGGTACACTGAGTAGTTTTTCAGTGCCATTATTGGCAAaaatgtctgacctcacaaagccctgctttaatgttgtttttttttagggaaaCACTGGACGCTTTTCATTATTAGACcatcaaatattttattattttttatgtaccAGTAAATGGCAGCATAACATATGAAGCTCAAACATACAACATGTAAATGTTGGTTACAGTTAGTGAAGGTACCTGAAATGGCCTTTAAACCTCACGTTGGTGAAACCCTTGACAGCTCTCACTCattcattgtacatcctgtataatgacaataaaggcattctattctattcaacaCAAATGTTCAgtaaaacacagagcagagtgaaGTCTTCTGCCTTCCAAAGTACAGAAAAGCTATGTgccccctttctttcttttgtttatttgtcatGTCTcagatcatccatccatccattttctcctgcttatccagggctgggcaGCAGCCTAAAGAGAGAAGCCCAgagctctcgctctctctccagccacctcctccagctcatccgggaaAAACCGAGGCGTTCCCAaaccagccaagagatataatctctccaacacccacaggaaacaagtccaaGTTATGGCCAGCAatgcggaccaagctctcgTTGTAGTTGCGCAGGGACcatcaatttaaatttttttcagctCATCAAACAATTTTTGATATCTGACAAAAATTTCAGATTTATGTTTCCACCTAAGTAAAGCAGTTTCAATCCTCTGTATATCCTGGGCATATGTGATGATGACTTTAAAGagactgttgtttttaaatgataactGGGAGaatgatggggggggggcacctaaACTTAATAACTGTTGCCTTGACAGCATGAGCTGCATCAGTCATGAGTGTTCATTGacagtgagtctttcacattacTGCGGCCCACTTTTCTTAATTTCAATTCAGagacattggagggtttttgagcatgagcagcctgtttaaggtcatgccaaaacatttaaattggatttaagtctggactttgactaagCCACTGAAGCCTTGATACAGCTTTTTTGactttcagatcattgtcctgctggataATCTAAGGGAGCTCGAGCTTCAGGGTatgaactgatggctggacTCTACTCCAGGATTTTCTGGTCGATAACAGAATTCACGGTTCCATCAATTACTGCAAGAtttcctgaagcagcaaagtagCTCCAGACCATCATACTACCACCACGTTTGACtattggtatgatgttcttttatgaaatgttctgttagttttatgccaggtgttttggggttttttggcaaatgtgagagaagCTTATGTGTTCCTTGTGGTCAGCAGTGATTTCTGCCTTGagactctcccatggatgccccGTCCTTTCTTTAttattgaatcatgaacactgaccttacctgagacaagtgaggcctgcattTCTTTAGATAATGTTCTgcgttcttttgtgacctcctggatgagtcgatGTGCTATGATGGCCattcctgggaaggttcaccactgttccaagttttctccatttgtagctaatggctctcactgtggtttgctggagtcccaaagccttagggctgatttagacttctgtgctGAATCTTAGGATGTAACCTATGCAAGTGGCTGACATCATTGTCGACATTTATGCTTATGCGAGGTACATGTGTTCATTAACTTACAATTGTGTCCTGTTTTTGCCAGCCaatagaaacaaatgaaatcCTGGGACTTTGTTCTCTCCTGAGTCCTCGCTCTTggttgtggtcagttttttcaGGGACAAACATATTTGTCTCTCTAGTTTGTCCActtctttgttcattccctcacgtccattctgaTGGTTTCAGCATCTATttactgacatttgtgagtccttatattgatattattaattattttttcttatacTGAGACCATGATTATTACTCTCTCGCTGATAAATTCATAGGACTTTGGACAGCTTTTCTCCtcttaaatattgaaatgatcatttaaaaaatggattttgtctaatattaaaatttgtttgatgatctgaaacatgtaaatgtgacaaatatgcaaagaataaaaaataagaaatctgaAAGGGGGCAAAtaattttttcacagcactggaCATCAGTCTTCCAAATGGTTACTTTCAAAtcacaaatcataaaaaaaacacatttcatttaaGTTATCAATCAGTTCTATTTCTGAAAAGAGATCATCTGAACTCAGAGCAAAATCCACACCAGAATTAGCTCCACTTGGTGATCAGTTTAATAAACAAGCTCTGATGTTCACTTGGCAGTGAATGGAAAATAATTACAATTTTGTATTGTTAATTTTCCTgaattttgttaaaaatttgTATTAAACTTAGATGGGACACCATCAACTGTGGTACTACTCTGCAATATTTACAAATGACCCATAGAGGAAATAGAACTGATATATTCTCCATCGTTTTCAAACTGGCCAGAAATCGATGTGAAGGATCATCACTGTTGATGAGAGCTGGGGTTCCAGTCCACCATTTTCAGGTCTGAAGGCTGAGCATGAAGTGGGACGTTAGACTACGAGAGTGCTTGTCATTTTTGGGGGCATTCATTGCATTGTGCACCATGAATTTGCTGCCCAGGTTGACACTGTCCTACTGTAATGTTCTGTGATGTCTGATGAAGAAAGAGTGAATGCACAACTGCCTCTTTATGACTTTGTCCACCTCCTAAACTGAAGGATTGCCATTTTGACATACTGAAGGAGATCCAGCATCCATTAGAGGCACAGCTGCAATGGAACCAAATGAGATCTATATAGTGTGAGCTAAAAAATAGCAGATATGCTGAAAATGGTCTGGATGTGCAAAGAGATGATCTTGAAAAGGAGATCAGCCAGTTTTAAATCCAGtaagatttttcatttttagacCTTTACTAACAGAGAATGACATTCAGTGAACGGCCCAGGGTGGACTTGAACCCAGGCCTCTGTGGTGTCCATGTAGCATGCGGGTCACCTGCTCCACTAGGGGCCTTATAGGCCCATGCTCAGAACTTTTGGATTACACATCATGTGCATGTGACATCCTGGCCCACTACTTACTGAGCAACTTCTCAACTGCTACTTGACATTTCCCTGTAGTTGCTTCAAGATAAACAGCTCTAGATGGTTTGCAAGTGGAGTGCTTTTAAAGTAAAGCATCAGCAGTAGGCATATCTTCAGCAACATCTTAACAAAGCTCTGATGCAACAGCAGCAAGTGGAAAGCTAGCAGACAGATTTCGGGGCTTTTCTTTTAAGAGCCTGGGTGGAACAGCAGCTGGAAGAGCTGAGATCTCTTTTCTTAGAACTGTTGCTTTTAGTCACTGAGTGTTCACCTATCTGGTGGACAGTGTCATTTTAGACACAAATCAAAAGACAACTGCTTCGGTCTATCTGAAGATCCAGCGGTATAACTGCCACCACAGTGCATAAAAGTTGTCCAAAGCACCGGTTTGGTTTGCTGGCAAGGCAACAGAAGGCTGCCGAAGCTGTTTTGGCCACTGTGATTTCTGATAGCCGGCAGTTTGAGCTTTTATCATGAACTCTGCCCATGAGTTACAAGTGAGAATCAATTATCAATAGACAGCTAGGCCAAACAATGAGTATGTGGCTTGCTTAGTGAATGAGTTTGCATAGGTTGTGAATACAGCAAAATGCCCTGTGTAGCCAGTTCTTCATATCATTATAGTTCCAGTAAGGAAATGTACTCTTTAAGTTTGAATACATGAGTTTGTACAAATGTTCATCAAAGTGTGTGATAGTGTGCGTGCACATGCCACATGCACTCAGACtcagttgtttttgttccttGTTATCAGCCAATCACTTGTCTTACTCAAGTAGATGCTCTAACCTAAATGCTTGCTTAGCTCAGTCAAAGCTGTTAACACAGTGTGAAGGCTCAGACTTGAAGGGAGAAACAaccactagtttttttttttttttttcctggagttGGTAGAAACCAAAAACAGATAAAAGCGACTGGACTTGAATGAGTCATCAATAGTCCTTTCTAATCATTGCATATACAATTCCTCTGGTTGAGGCCTCACCTTAgctaatttgatttatttgaactggAGCGCTCCACTGCAAATGCTTAAGActacaaatatttattaattaaattactTTGCTTGAAAATAGGAAATAAATTGCAGATCACAGTTTGTTAAATGTTTGAACAagactgcaaaaacacacaattatcTACTTCAGAATCATGCCACTCTTTAAAGAACATTATCAAAGTAAACATGTGAACATCCAACTTCTGTTGCAAACCTCGATGTCTGTCAGCTTTATAGAATATACCAACCCATCAACCTAGTGGCTGGGAGTGTCACTGTGGCTGGATCTGGCTCTATCACACTGTGTGTGCTTCAGCCTTTATTCCCACTGATTACAACTATAAAAGCATTATTACTAAGTTTCAGAACACCAAAATGATGCTGCACAAGTTGTTCAGTTATTAAATTGGTAATTCAAAACATCAGCTGTGAGCTGGAGGGTTGCACCTTATCCGAAATTCCAGCAGCTGGAGAGCTCGTTCAAGTAACACTATCCTGAGCTCACAGAGGATACACAGCAGAACAAAAACTACAAGTCCTAGATGTTGGAGTTCATCCGCAGGATTAGTTTTATTTGAGAGCAGCTGAGTTATGTGTCACAAAGTACACAGGAGAGGAGAACATATAAACAgaattatataattattttagGAAAGCTATTGCGGGTGCCTACTTTCATAATGCACACACTTGCacatacacccccccccccccccccccccaacaccacAAATAAAGTCTAAATCTGTGGGAACCATTATAATCTGCTCTTTTGTTATTGTTGAGAGAACAAAGCTGTCATCAAATGCTCTATATGGGATTTGGGTAATGTGACAATACTGTAAAAGACTAAGACAAACCTGAAAGCTTTGGAAAAACCTGCTCAGTGGACCTTAAAGTAAGAACATATTCCTGTCAAcgtctgtttttttcctcccccttcCCTAAACAAAGCTCACTGTAAGCCATGGTGACATACAAACTCACTGACGTTCTCTTGGGCATTATTTGTGAGTGAACGGTTCCTTTATCTGCCTTGTATTAATGGGAGTAGTGTTATCACTTACTCTCCCTTGTCAGATGTTTTTGTTGGTTGCACCTGTTCTGTAAGGACTGTCTGGTGTTCTGACTCTTAGTAGTGCAGAGAATCTGCCCACCTTCAACATGACCAGAGGTCTCATGTGTCTGAGCTCGTAGCTTTCAGTGTGTAGTATTTTGGCATCTTAAATCAAAACCCATATTGGTTGAACCACATGTATGTGAGAGATCTGTCTTATCACAGTTTATCCCTGTCTAGCAGTTCCTGCAGTTCACGGATATCCTCTGGCAGCTCCAGTGGAGGCAGGTCATCCAGACACAGATCTTCCTGAGCTGGCATTTCCAGTGGTGGCAGTTGAGGGATTGCAATCTCCTTTCCTTTCCGTGTGCTCCCTCCCGCTTGTCCAACTCCAGTTCCCACAGGACCACCTGCTTGTGGGAGTACCCAGAGCTCAGAGCGCTCCACAAAGTCAGCTGCCTCCGAGTGCAGCCGCATATTTTCCAATTGTAGCCGTTTGTTCTCGGCTCTCAGCCGCTGGTTTTCGTTTGTCAGGTCATCAACCAGGAGCCGCAAGTTTTCGATGGTTGTCTGTTGTTCTTCCAGTCGTGTTTTGTCATCTTTAGTGGTTTTAGAGCCAGAACACATTGGAGTCAACATCTGGCTTCCTCCAGTCTGTCGAGTCTGAAGCTGGTAGAGTAAGGTGTCGTACTCTCTCTCGCCAATTCCTGCCATCTCTGCAGCTAAGAGACCTGGAGAGACGAAGGGCTGGGTCTTGCCTGTGGATGAAGTTTTGGCAATGAGCCCTGGCCCGGGAAGCGCTAGGCCAAGTCGTGTCTTAGTTGCCTCCCGCCGAGCTTCTCTCTTCCAGCGTTCTTGGATCAGTCGCTGCTGTTTAATGTGACTGTCCCTCTGCAGCTCCATGGACAAGCGAGCCTACAGATAGAGAGCGTCAGCACCAGCCATGGCACTCACACAACTACTTAAGATACAAGAGATAAACAACTAAAAAGCCTTGGTAAACAGGCAGGGTTAATGAATGAGTTCTGAATTTTCTGaagatttgtgtgttttttgttttaaaagattAATACTTAATGCGTGGAGTGAGGATATCACAGCACAAAACAGGCAGCATGAAGGGTGGCAGTGCTGATAAAAATTCTCATCATATCCATCTCTATGAACAGAAATAGGTTCCTATACTTGCGCAAAGAGGGCCATGAAGACTATATGTtaatgtagtttttatttacagctgcttgtttttttcggCTGGTCCCTTTAGGGACCACCACAgctgatcatctgcctccatctcaccctattcctAACATCCTTGTCTGTCACACAGACCTGCTGGAGGTCCTCtctcactgcatccatgaatcttctctgtgttttttttccccctgcatcttcacttttacacctgccaccctctcattcacacacatgtattctgtcttgatTAACTCTAGCTACAACCCTGAGAGTCCATATTCACAGAACCATCGTACCTGATATCtaccttaaagaaaaaaaatgaaggaactaCCTGAAGACCTTTTCGACCATTTTAACTCATTTAAAAATGGCCCCTTAATAAATATGTCTAGAAAAACCTCTAAAAACACTTCTTTCATCTactgaaatattgttttttgAAAAAACAACTCTCTCAAGGTCTCATGGTTTCAATTCTGCTTTGGGGTCTAgatcagtggtccccaaccttttttgagccacaaACCAGTTTAGTGTTAGacaatatttccacggaccggtcTTTAAGGTGTGGCAGATAAATACGCCACAACGCTCTCTGGTCACCATGGTGACGTTTAAACATGCCTTCAGAATAAGATACActgcaaatacaaatacaatacGAACAAACCGATACATGGAAAtgggcagatgggagctgaggagggctttagcaATAAACTCTTAGCTAAACTCTTAAAGACTTATgcaatcacatttaattggaaatatattacaatgggaccagatatTTCATTAGGACCTACAGAAACCTTCCGACTAGAGCTAAaatccgatttgtgcgacttcgacttaggtgatttttactgtataaagcacatgaaaaatacaactcaccttaacgctgaatcagtgtgagccctgagcttgtttctctgcaacTCATTTTTGCTAGCTTGTGGGTTGGCTGGGTTTGGCCTCACGTATCCCGGAACACACCAATACACTGTCAGAATCCTTACAGTAAACAGgaagctttgatttcacatggagagtgactgcagagccgcggtgtccaGCGCCGGTGAGTGTCAGCTTAAGCTTGGCTGTGTctgcctcactgctatccccggtgttgctaaatataaatggcaaatggactagctcttatatagtgcttttctactcttgttgagcactcaaatatttatacgagcgttatgtaggtcaaccaacctatTTTGTTAGACAGGCGCGGGAACCAGCgaagcttgtgggtttaattttagtggTGACGTATCACGTGACCAAGACAAGCATCTTGACACGTCAGGAGGGAGTCATAGACGGAAGTAACGGAGAAAACCCggccatttttcaaaataaaacatcattcagACTTAGATAATAAGCAAAATGGAAATAATGCAAATTATTTAGTCTTTAAGTgaggcccggtaccaaatgacccacGGACCGGTACTGATCCGTGGCccaggggttggggacctctgatcTAGATCACCTACAATATACTAGAGGTGGTGTTAAAGATGTTTTCTAATCTCAGGCAGTATGACTGCATGATGGAGAAAAGAGGTTTCACTACCATTCTTCCACTGATCACACATGCACAGGAAACTGTGTGTCTTACCTGCTCACACTCGGTTGTCTTCATTGCCTCAGTCAGAAAATCTGGGAGCGACAGTGATAGAGAGAGATGAGCAACAAGGGAGTCGATAGCAGTGCTAGAATACACACTTTCTAACACACAGTACACTGCATGTAACGTGCAGCTTAATATACAGTCATCATAACAGGACAGGCCAGGGACACAGTATTTattgtgttggttttctatTCCATTCTATTCCATATTCCATCACTGGACTGGA is a window encoding:
- the nrbf2b gene encoding nuclear receptor-binding factor 2b produces the protein MTVCEGQRHVSCSVNRRRIISMEVVDSPLNLAHQQCRNADRLVAVGKYEEAISCHGKAADFLTEAMKTTECEQARLSMELQRDSHIKQQRLIQERWKREARREATKTRLGLALPGPGLIAKTSSTGKTQPFVSPGLLAAEMAGIGEREYDTLLYQLQTRQTGGSQMLTPMCSGSKTTKDDKTRLEEQQTTIENLRLLVDDLTNENQRLRAENKRLQLENMRLHSEAADFVERSELWVLPQAGGPVGTGVGQAGGSTRKGKEIAIPQLPPLEMPAQEDLCLDDLPPLELPEDIRELQELLDRDKL